AGCGGGGCTCTAAAATCAATGCTTGTTCAGTTCATTCAGAAGGAATCCTTATCGGACGAGGAGATTCAGGAGCTGCGTTCCATATTGGATGCGAAACAATCATCGACCGATCCTCACCAAAAATAAAGCGCGCCCTTTCAAGCTGACTTGGAAAAGCCATTTCCGGTTATCCAATTTGCTTGAAAGGGCGTCTTTTTTTTCAAAAGCTTTGCAAGAAAAAGGAGATTGACACTAGTTGATTACGCGTGTAATATTGTTGTGAATTCAATTGATTACAAATGTAGTACGGTATTACATATGTAGTATTTCAACTAATTTTCCAAGAAAGAGGTTTGTCATCCATGAAAGTTTACACATCGAGACTGTTTGGATTCACAGCGAAAACAATATTTCTCACGCTTCTCACGCTTGCTGGTTGCTCTTCTGCTGAAACGCCTGTCGCAAAAACGGAAACGCCCGCATCTGCAATGGATATAAAGTTCGCTGCACTGGAAAAACAGTTTGGTGCGAGGCTCGGCGTATATGCGATCGACACCGAAACAGATTTGGCAGTTGCTTATCGCGAAGATGAACGATTCGCTTTTGCTTCTACGTACAAGGCTTTAGCCGCAGGTGCAGTCTTGCATCAGAAACCATTGGAAGAGCTCGACAAAGTCATCACCTACACCAAGGACGACCTCGTTACTTATTCACCGATCACAGAAAAACACGTAGCGACCGGGATGACTCTTCGCGAGGTTGCAGACGCCGCAGTTCGCTATAGCGACAACACAGCCGGAAATCTGTTGTTCAAAGAATTGGGTGGCCCGAAAGGCTTTGAATCAGCTCTGAGACAGATTGGTGATGGTGTTACGAAATCCGAGCGCTATGAGACGGAATTGAATGAGGCTAAGCCAGAAGATACCCGCGATACAAGCACACCGAAAGCACTTGCAACGAGCCTCCGAGCCTATACGGTAGGGAATGCGCTGTCGTCTGACAAGCAGAAGATTCTTATCGAGTGGCTGCAAGGCAACACGACGGGAGCCAAGCTGATTCGAGCGGGTGTCCCCAAAGACTGGAAGGTCGGAGATAAGACGGGAGCGGCGAGCTACGGAACGCGAAACGATATAGGGATCATATGGCCACCGAATAAAAAGCCGATTGTCATTGCCGTGCTGTCTAGCAGAGATAAGCAGGACGCTACTTATGATGATGCGCTCATTGCTGAAGCTACCAAGATTGTTGTTGACGCACTGACGGCTGCAAAACCGTAATCGATCAACACGTGAGGTGATCACCAGATGATAGATAATGGTGCATACTTACTTGTAAAAAAAGGGGACCCTAGCCAAGTTGCCACGCGCAAATATCTCACGAAGGATCGCTGTACAATCGGGCGAAGGGGGACTAGTTTTCAACTGGACATTACCTTTTCCAGTCCGTACATTTCGAGAATGCATGCAGCCTTTCAAAGGATCGGGAACGATTACAAAATTATCGATTTGGAAAGCA
The window above is part of the Brevibacillus brevis NBRC 100599 genome. Proteins encoded here:
- the blaBBI gene encoding BBI family class A beta-lactamase, with amino-acid sequence MKVYTSRLFGFTAKTIFLTLLTLAGCSSAETPVAKTETPASAMDIKFAALEKQFGARLGVYAIDTETDLAVAYREDERFAFASTYKALAAGAVLHQKPLEELDKVITYTKDDLVTYSPITEKHVATGMTLREVADAAVRYSDNTAGNLLFKELGGPKGFESALRQIGDGVTKSERYETELNEAKPEDTRDTSTPKALATSLRAYTVGNALSSDKQKILIEWLQGNTTGAKLIRAGVPKDWKVGDKTGAASYGTRNDIGIIWPPNKKPIVIAVLSSRDKQDATYDDALIAEATKIVVDALTAAKP